The following coding sequences lie in one Apium graveolens cultivar Ventura chromosome 1, ASM990537v1, whole genome shotgun sequence genomic window:
- the LOC141706572 gene encoding uncharacterized protein LOC141706572 — protein MNDLAENLNNVNVDVLPDISIDDNLSDLIDLGNWEKNMSQRKINFLVEKGPIKVLDEAYPANEQNKRFSNKHYTRSLLNGEKLDRSWLVYSRKIDKAILYSVLMEDDYSSWIGFPKSSKEYVRGIKAFMENSFPIHAKGEEMKCPCKVCVNRYWHTQTVIYDHLICSGPSPLHMKWICEVSHTKIDGSTDLMDSGTGIDFEDNLGEMFNCTGKKFRDLENDYESLTNAEARKFYGHCAHGISESAFGELLELIRDAFPDAQIPLSLNAAKNMIKDLGVHYEKIHACRNNCMLYWGENKDKEKCDNCGVSRWVLPEKKGNDASDPGQVVHKVPANVMRYFPLKPRLQRLYMCKEYSKLMKWHDMGRQQDGKVRHPADTEAWKTIDADYPDFSLENRNVSLGVASDGFNPYRSMNLSHSTWPIVLVNYNLPPWLCMKQENLILSTLISGPDSPKNSIDVFMQPLIAELKELWEVGVNTYDALADEDFNLRARVLWTISDFPGYAMLSGWSTKGKLGCPVCHYETSSLYLKHSKKMCYMNHRKFLPSAHKWRMDTKRFNGVIEMGQCPSVLTGTDIEELLSGYVNQFGLQNKKAKSKTEGPFKKKSIFFLFTLLEA, from the exons ATGAATGATTTGGCTGAAAATTTGAATAACGTGAATGTTGATGTTTTGCCTGATATTTCTATAGATGACAATTTAAGTGATTTGATTGATCTGGGGAACTGGGAAAAGAATATGTCACAAAGAAAGATTAATTTTTTGGTAGAAAAAGGTCCAATAAAAGTTTTGGATGAAGCATATCCTGCTAATGAACAAAATAAGAGATTTAGTAACAAACACTACACCCGATCTTTACTGAATGGAGAAAAACTTGATAGGTCATGGCTTGTGTACTCTCGGAAGATAGATAAG GCTATATTATACAGTGTACTTATGGAAGATGATTATAGTAGCTGGATAGGATTTCCAAAATCTAGTAAAGAATATGTACGAGGGATAAAGGCATTTATGGAAAATTCATTTCCAATTCATGCTAAAGGAGAAGAAATGAAGTGCCCCTGCAAAGTATGTGTCAACCGTTATTGGCACACTCAAACAGTTATCTATGATCATCTCATATGTAGTGGCCCTTCTCCATTACATATGAAATGGATTTGCGAGGTATCACATACCAAAATAGACGGTAGTACTGACTTGATGGATTCGGGGACGGGGATTGATTTCGAAGATAATTTAGGTGAAATGTTCAATTGTACGGGTAAAAAGTTTCGAGATTTAGAAAATGACTATGAAAGTCTAACAAATGCAGAGGCTAGAAAGTTTTATGGCCAT TGTGCTCATGGAATTTCCGAGTCTGCCTTTGGGGAATTGCTGGAGTTAATAAGAGACGCCTTTCCTGATGCCCAAATACCTTTGTCTTTGAATGCTGCAAAAAATATGATCAAGGATTTAGGCGTACATTATGAAAAAATACATGCATGCCGAAATAATTGCATGTTGTACTGGGGCGAAAATAAAGACAAAGAAAAATGCGACAATTGTGGTGTTTCTAGGTGGGTGTTACCGGAAAAAAAAGGCAATGATGCTAGTGATCCGGGGCAGGTTGTACACAAAGTGCCAGCTAATGTGATGAGGTACTTCCCTCTAAAGCCGAGATTGCAGAGGCTATACATGTGCAAGGAATATTCGAAACTAATGAAATGGCACGATATGGGACGTCAACAGGATGGAAAAGTAAGACATCCGGCTGATACAGAGGCTTGGAAGACGATAGATGCTGACTATCCTGATTTTTCATTAGAAAATCGGAATGTTAGTTTAGGAGTAGCCTCAGATGGATTCAACCCCTATCGTTCAATGAACCTAAGTCACAGTACCTGGCCAATTGTATTGGTCAATTACAACCTCCCACCTTGGCTATGCATGAAACAAGAAAATCTAATTCTTTCGACACTAATATCTGGTCCAGATTCACCAAAGAATAGTATTGATGTGTTCATGCAACCTTTAATTGCCGAGTTAAAAGAATTATGGGAGGTCGGCGTTAATACTTATGATGCCTTGGCTGATGAAGATTTTAATTTACGTGCTAGAGTGCTATGGACTATTAGCGATTTCCCGGGATATGCTATGTTGTCCGGCTGGAGCACAAAAGGCAAACTAGGGTGTCCTGTCTGCCATTATGAAACTTCATCACTTTATTTGAAGCATAGCAAGAAAATGTGCTATATGAACCACCGAAAGTTTCTTCCTTCTGCACACAAGTGGAGAATGGATACTAAAAGGTTTAATGGCGTAATTGAAATGGGGCAGTGTCCTTCAGTTTTAACGGGAACTGACATTGAGGAGTTGTTGTCTGGGTATGTAAACCAATTCGGCCTGCAGAATAAAAAGGCAAAGAGTAAAACTGAGGGCCCTTTTAAAAAgaagtcaattttttttttatttacctTATTGGAAGCATAA